The Plasmodium malariae genome assembly, contig: PmUG01_00_3, whole genome shotgun sequence genome has a segment encoding these proteins:
- the PmUG01_00017100 gene encoding PIR protein produces MSTPNESSWENILVGSLSHHIYKELNNDVQGTSYDSYCSEFSNTGNSNNLESYNLCKKISRNTDILSVYRDTIHFSTLCSHYRYWAYYNINKILENFTDNNNAKPLVKKFLQVRDNITRVFNAYYCQYSFNDDILQELNNMKEEKYLHDYFKNYDIIKTSDSCSRVTLSVYEKYLNYIIKLYNKHKNQMKCCIYSFWTECEDYFRCNEEFDPNKLLSTLKSNGSKKCNNLIKAQTHPTSDSITHWGHSLTNVTDSIYYFMCTDITNGNITNSQQKDGRLRCHRFRTFDRSHNNLISPSLQPPSVQVPFTFSGQRGFSLSAELPRESLELNEHLKKQYMLSPSQTPDLTQDKSDDKNAPCKNTLLVRDISGICREPDVRETQTIGVKLNTYSPGRKIKIRLNHNSNMFKNNFFRVGIAFTLIAGLIFTIFLFYKFTPFGRCFHKKVSKKKRIDDYYDDPYMRHFIIRAPKYGRRKTGNRGLQFSYYTR; encoded by the exons atgtcaaCACCAAATGAGAGTTCATGG gaaaatattttagtagGATCACTTTcacatcatatatataaagaactCAATAATGATGTTCAGGGAACAAGTTACGATAGTTATTGTAGTGAATTCAGTAATACAGGAAATAGTAACAACTTAGAGAGTTATAATctgtgtaaaaaaatatcaagaAATACAGATATTTTATCAGTATATCGTGATACAATTCATTTTAGTACACTTTGTTCACATTATAGATATTGGGCatattacaatataaataaaattttagaaaattttacagataataataatgccAAACCAttagttaaaaaatttttacaggTTCGAGATAATATTACTAGGGTTTTTAATGCGTATTATTGCCAATATAGCTTTAACGATGATATTCTACAAGAactaaataatatgaaagaagaaaaatatttacatgattattttaaaaattatgatattattaaaacatcTGATAGTTGTAGTCGTGTTACACTCAgtgtatatgaaaaatatcttaattatattattaaactATATAACAAGCATAAAAATCAGATGAAatgttgtatatattcattttggACAGAATGTGAAGACTATTTTAGATGCAATGAAGAATTTGATCCTAATAAATTGTTGTCTACTTTAAAGTCTAACGGAAGTAAAAAGTGCAATAACTTAATAAAAGCTCAGACACATCCAACATCAGATAGTATAACACATTGGGGGCATTCCCTAACAAATGTTACAGattcaatttattattttatgtgtaCAGATATAACAAATGGTAACATTACAAATAGCCAACAAAAAGATGGAAGGCTTAGATGTCATAGATTTAGGACATTCGATAGATCGCATAATAATCTGATATCGCCTTCTCTTCAACCTCCTTCTGTGCAGGTTCCTTTTACGTTTTCTGGACAAAGAGGATTTTCTTTATCTGCAGAATTACCACGTGAGAGCCTAGAATTAAAcgaacatttaaaaaaacaatatatgttATCCCCTTCACAAACACCAGATTTAACTCAAGATAAGAGTGATGATAAAAATGCTCCTTGCAAAAATACACTATTAGTAAGAGATATATCAGGAATATGCAGAGAGCCCGATGTTCGCGAAACTCAAACTATTGGAGTAAAATTGAACACATATTCTCcaggaagaaaaataaaaatcagaCTAAATCATAATTCTAACATGTtcaaaaacaatttttttcgCGTTGGAATCGCATTTACTCTGATAGCAGGACTAATTTTCactattttccttttttataaa ttTACTCCTTTTGGAAGatgttttcataaaaaagtatcaaagaaaaaaagaattgacGATTATTATGATGATCCGTATATGCGTCATTTTATTATCCGAGCTCCAAAATATGGCAGAAGAAAAACTGGGAATAGGGGATTacaattttcttattatactAGGTGA